The following DNA comes from Melospiza georgiana isolate bMelGeo1 chromosome 10, bMelGeo1.pri, whole genome shotgun sequence.
GAAGTTCACTCTGGACTCTCTTCTGTCTGGTCTTCACCATCACAAGTCATAATGAAAAGCTCTGTTGTGTGGTTCAATAACCTATTAGCACAACTAATGGTGCTTGATTTTTGTCTTGtagggctctgggggctggtCAACAATGCTGGGATCTCCACATTTGGGGAAGTTGAGTTCACCAGCATGGACACCTACATGGAGGTGGCTGAAGTGAACCTGTGGGGCACCGTGCGAACCACCAAGGCTTTCCTCCCGCTCATCCGGCGGTCTaagggtgagtggcagagctccTGACTGGCTCTCCCTGTTGCAGGCCCCACATCCTGCCACATGTTGCTGTGTTAGAGGCCAGAAGGTCTGTGGCACTTCTCTCTGCACCATTGTCACCTTCCTGCCCTCAGAGGTACAGTGTGGTCCCCAGCAGACACACAGATTGCCTCACCTCTCCGAGTTACACAGCAAGGCAGCAGGCCTGAAAACctgttctttctctttcccataTGTGCTGCCTTCTCCTGCAACATCCCACACAAGATCTAATCCATTAGATCTTCTTTTACCTGTTCAGAAACTGCAGCTCACAATCAATTGCAGTGCCAGGAGCATTTCTCCCTGCTATATAAAAATCAGCtgtggcagggtgggcagcagcagtgcaaaacGCTTCTTGCAGGGAAGTTGTTATTTTGCACTGTTACTCTAGGAGCCTGTGATGTAGGGAAAGAGGGGGTTGTACAGCAATGACATGCAGACCTGGAGCTTGCACGGGTCTCAGCGTAAAGGGGCAAAAGCTTTCCTGTGCTAGGGCCTACTGCCTGACTAAATGAGagtatttttcactcttgagGCATCCACAGGCATTTACAATattgccctgtgctgcagaccTGGGCTGGATGTGGCCTGGGCAGCCCTTCTTCCACCATGGAAGGTTATCCATTTCTGAGGTCAAAGTTTCTCTTTCTAACACAACTTAGCAATGAGCTCTGATAGAAAGTGCAGAGAACTCCACCCTCTACCTAGACTACAGCACCCATAGCCTCTTACCAGCATTTTCCCTGGCCAAAGTGGATGGCTTCTGGCGGGGAGAAAGGCCTCTGTTCCTGGAGTCATAACCCAGTTGTCACATGGAAGAGTGCAGTGGACTTAAGCTGCTCTGCCCATTGGTGGTACAGGAACAATCTATTCCATTTTGAGAAGCAGACACTCTGAGCCACCACTGCCCTTTGATTTGCAAACAAACAAGCTCAGCTTTGGTGCCAGAGCCTTTCCTTGTTCCTGCTTTTATTTGTCAGGGCTCAGTTCAAATTGCTGctgtgtgacggtgttcacaggggtctcaggttgagggaagagacaaggatttgactccatgtttcagaaggcttgatttattattttattatatatattacattaaaattatactaaaagaatagaagaaaggatttcatcggaaggctagctaagaatagaaaagaatgataacaaaggctctgtcttggactctctgtctgagccagctgggctgtgattggccattaattagaaacatccaacatgggccaatcaaagatccacctgttgcattccacagcagcagataatcaatgtttacattttgttcctgaggcctctcggCTTCTCAGCATGAaaagtcctaaggaaaggatttttcataaaagatgtctgcgacactgcTGAGCAATCCTGTTTCCCCCTGCGCTGGCTCTGTCAGGAGCACAAACCTGAAGGCCGTTGCCTAGGGCAGCACTGCCGAGGCAGAGCCATGAGCGGGTCTGCCAGGCAGCGGGCAGGTGGGTGGGTGCATGTTCAGGAATGTGTTGGGTGGTGTGTGCCAGGTACCCGCTCCAGGCCAGGTACCACAGCTCGGCGTGCTCTGCCCAGGTCGCGTGGTGAACATCAGCAGCATGATGGGGCGGATGGGCAGCCCCGCCCGCTCTCCCTACTGCATCACCAAGTTCGGCGTGGAGGCCTTCTCCGACTGCCTGCGCTACGAGATGCAGCCGCAGGGCGTCATGGTGAGCATCGTGGAGCCCGGCAACTTCATCGCGGGCACCAACCTGTACAGCCCCGAGCGCATCAAGGCCATCGCCGACAAGATGTGGGACGAGCTGCCCGAGATCGTGCGCAAGGACTACGGCCGCAAGTACTTCGACGAGCAGGTCAGCAAGATGGAGTCGTACTGCAACAGCGGCTCCAGGGACACGTCGCCCGTCATCGAGAGCGTGGCGCACGCGCTCACCTCCACCACCCCCTACACCCGCTACCACCCCATGGATTACTACTGGTGGCTGCGCATGCAGATCATGACCCACATGCCCGCCGCCATCTCAGACCGGCTCTACGTCTACTGAGGCCTCGCGCTCATAAGCTATCCAGGTGGGAAATCTGTTTGAAAGAGAGCTTTGTACACACTTCCCATTagtcctttttaaatttttctaacCTCATTTCAGAGTACTGTATTTTAGCTCTAAAGGGTTCATTTAAATATCTGACATAACCTAAAAGGCAGTAATTTGCAAGGGATGTTTCATAGGCAGGAATATGTTATGTTTGTGCAGGGACGATGatttttttgctatttatttcatgtaatcctttcttttttcaccTCAAATATGAAGCTGTAATCATTATTTAAACTGCAATTGCTCTGAAGctttttcagaataatttctgcTGATGGCCAAACACAATCTTCACAGTTCCTGCCTAGGATGCAGCCTCCACACCATAAAACAGAATCCCTCCATGCTCTAATGGCAAACCACTGCTTCCTCATGACAAAGAATGTCCAACTGACTTTTCCAGGCCTGGTCACAGTAGcccaaggcagagcagagactTCTTTAACTTGGGGATCAGAACTCAAAATGCTCGAGGTGCTGAAACTGAGCAACTGACCCCATCCCTTTCTTTCTTAGAATTACACTGATGAAACCCTAGAGAAAAGGAACCAGTCTGCTTTTCTTGCATGCTTTTTTGCAAAGGAGTTCAACAACCCAGGGACTCAACCTTGCAGACTTTCACCAGAGGAGTTCCTTACTCATATGAGCATTCCCATAACTGTGAGCAGCTTTACGCACAGGACTGCAGGTGTCAGGATTGGCCTGCAgtgacatttcccttctcttcaCAGTATCTGAACATGAACTCCAGAGTTAGCTTGGAGAGGAGCTTCCCTTGAGCTCAGTTGTGGAGCAGATGGAGCAGAGAGGGTTACAGTCACATCACAGTGAGTGCCCTTCTCTTCAGGGACCTCAGTTACAGCCAAGTATTTGTACAGCAGCTTGCACAGAAGGGCCTTAACCCTGACCAGGCCTCCAGTACTGCAGCACAGGTGATAATAACAATCATAACTTCCACTGAAGGAGTCACTGAGCTGAAATACTTGCCACATGACATAGATCTATCACAACATCCATAACAATAATGTTGACTTTAGGAGCAGTCTCATTTCCATGATGGTTGTTTACATATCTGAGAAACATTTGTTTTGTacttttagaaaagaaaaggaaaaaaaaaaagagcctttCATGAGGAATTCAGAaagaggaaatttttttaaGCTTGAAAGGCAAAAATAGAAAGTAATTAATGAGCATTGTTAGTGAAGTTGCAAAGAAGAGATTTCATGTGCTCTAGTAACATACTGTGACATGATCAAACTCCTTTGGCTTAATAAATGTATACATGAATGGTAACAAAATTCAGAGGCTCCCTctctttatttttgaaatatataaGGTGAAGGCTCATATTCTGTAGTGGTGAGGCTCATGCCTGTTACACACACACCTCTTTCAGGGGCTCATTTGCAGTCTTGAGCCCTTCATGTCTGTACTGGGGATTGCAAGGAGTACCAGCTGTGTCCTGCATCTCGTGACAGAGACTGGACTCAGTGTATTCACAGCTCTTAAACCTGCATTTGGAGTGGACTCTTGCAGATTACAAAGGATTATTATGGATTATTCCTAAGGGATCAGGAAAGGAAACTGAGCTCTGAAGAGGGGAGGGTAGTAGCGGTGATTCAGCAGGGTAGCACACAACAGGTCACTGACAGATCCCAAATCCAGGGAGAGACTGGCTGGTTTCCAGACCTTCCTGATTTTCTCCAGAATCCCAGCAGTGGTAGCTACATCTTGAGTGCAGGGCATATTGCCTTGTTTTCCAATACAAGGACTCTTCTCTGGGACAAAACATGAGTATGAACTACCCAGCAGGCCCAAGGACTGAATtgcaaagcagagcaaaacaCCTGGATATCACTGTCTGTTGCAGATGAcactgcagagagagaaaagcctTTACAAGGGAAGTTCTTGTAGTCTAAAATTGAGCTTTTAAGATGCTAAGTAGCATAAAAAATCATGTAATTCCACCTGGGATGGTAGCTCCTGATTTTACTGCTGGATTTTAATACAAATCAATGGAGTTAGATATGGaggtgtcctggtttagggccAATTTGGGAGGAAACTTCCAAAGGGGTCCCCctagaaagcagattcaagTGGCCCCTCCTCTGATTGGTTCAGGGAAAGATTTCCTTGgtgaaaagtggaaaaaacctgtgtATTTAACAAGCAAAGTATTCACAAACATTAAAAACGAAGAATATCAAATAATAAAACCTCTCActgttctgaagagatggcaaaatCAGGAAGTCCTTCTCGTGGTGTGTAGCTCAGCTTGCTCAGTCTCTGGTGCTGGAATGCAGTGTCCCAGCCCCGATGGGCCACAGGCGTGAGCTCCCTGTGTTTTTCTGGGctttcagtccagagcagggccAGTCACttccaaaaaaagagaaaagcctcAGTCtggggaacttctctgcctcaactagctgaaaaaaatctaactaaaagcaaaggagagctctctcccactgtctgtgctgcagacaacaGTCTGTGAAAAGGAATGCTGAACACTCTTATCTTTATGTTTTTGAATACAACCATCTCAGACATCGCACcacttttccttctcccccttTTCACTCTCAGATCTACTTttaaaggtacaaaacttacttctgggctaaacagaccAATTCAGCATCACAAAGTCAgcccaggacaggaggaaaCTGAGTGCCCAGCCAGGTTATCTCAGTTTAGCTCTGAGACCCCAGGAGCAAATGTAGCAGGTGTTCAACAGCACGGTGTTCATTCCCAGCCAGAGGGATAAAGCTGAGCAGGGATAACTGCACTCACATGTACATGGCATTTCTCCTGGAGGCTCCTGAACTCTCCCATGAGGTGGCCTcagggagctctggagctgtgccactgctccagggctggaggagaTGTGGCAGTGCAAGTCACAGAGAACTGTATGGTTTTGTGTTATGGGGAGGCaatggctgagctgctcctgtgcatCCACAGCTGttccagcatttctgtgtgAGTTTTCCTGACTCTGGGAGAGGTTGGCAGCAGATTTGTGGTCAGGAGGGCAGCAAGCTGGCTGGGTTTCCTGCTGGGATCTTGGCAATCCCCTGATTTCAGGGTTTGCCCTGAGAAGCTCATTAAAAGCTAATCCCCTCTGGGTTTGCATGACTGTCCTTTTGACTCAGAGCCCTCGAGGTCTGCCTGCACAGTGCCACTGCAGCTCCGGCAATGGCTTCAGCCCAGGTTTATTTGGAAactgaaaagaacaaaaggaCTTGGCCAGGCACCTGGTCTTCTGTACTCTCAaggctgcctctgctccctcaggaggagctggggagcatGGAGGGGTCAGTTTGTAGGGGTGCACACACCTGAGCTCCAGTCTGGTCCCAGCTGGCTGAAGGAAGGGCTCTCTCTTCCCAGATTTCTTGCCAAGTGAGGACCCTTGGTGATGATGCAACAGATCTCACTGTGCAGTATCCCTTAGGCAACCTGGAGTTAAAAATAACTTTGCCTTGTGTGGTGGGAAGTAGCAGAGATGGAGTAATTTCAACTACAGCTGTTACATCTTGTTCTGAGCCTTAATGTGGAAATCATGAAGTCCTACCCACTTTTTGCTCCTGGTGATGAGGTAGTGAGTACCAGCATTTAGTGACTCCTTACTGCCACCTTATCAGGACAGAGTCTCAGTTAAACAGGAGATCATTTCACAGCCAGAAATTCACACACCTTcaggagagctgctcccaggcccaTGCCTCAGCTCCCACATCCTCGCAGAGTCTGACCCAGGCTCCCTCCTGGGTCTCAGCCCTGTGGGTGTGGCTGAGACTTACCCTGGAGTGGCAGTTTGGAAACAGGACAGctctggaaacagaaaagaggaaaggatCACTCAGGTTCAGGCATTGCTAAACACCAGAGCACAGGATGTCTTTCCCAACTGAATTAAATATAACAATTATATAGGTCCTCAACAAAACATTAAAGTGGCTCAGTTGCTGAGCACAAAGTGAAATCCCTGTTTGTTCTGAGGTTGGACTGAAGCCAAGGGGGTCTTGCTTCAAggtttatgtgcagctgctgggactTCAAGAACTGTGGCTCTGAAAAGAAAGTATCTCTTCAGAAAGCAAGAAGGGAATCATAAGCATAGCTCACACATCTGGTGTCCCTTCCCTGGGAAGGTACCACTCAGGATCACTGCACtgctttctctctcctctttcccaACAGTGATGTAGGGCTTGCTGTGCAGCCTTGGGGTGCTGTGGAATTAAACTGGCACTTCCCTGTATGAGAGGAAGGGCTGGCCTGGTTCCACCAAAGCAGTAAGCAAGGAGCTCTTCCTCACTGAGCAGGAGTGCAAGAAACAGGAGATGCCaaggccaggagcagcctgtgcacCTGTCACAGGGATGGCCACCCTTTGCTTATCACCAGCCATCACCTGAGCAGCACAACCCTCTCTGGGAGTGGGTGAAAGGGGTGCTGTGAGTATGGCCCAATGCTGGCAGTCAGAGGGGGCAGCACATCTCCTCTctgtgagctgcagggacagactgcccagagcaggctcagactgcccctgcctgctggcagggagggatggcaaACACGGGATGCCAGCTTGGCCTGTGGGGACCTCCACCCCCACCATGCAGAGAGGGACATGCAGTGGCACAGATGccatcctgcagctctcctgcaaCAGTGAGGGACAGTGGAGGTGGTTGCCTATCATTTCCTACCTTCCAAAGGGTCTCAGGACCTCAGGGCTGCCTGAAAACCACCACAAATCAGGCTGTTCTGCTTCCACAGCCAGCAGGCAGCTCCCTGTGGGctgtggggagcacaggggtgAGGAGTCTGGATAAGGTGTAGGTTGTTATCTTAAAAGAATTTTTGCTAACATagtgttttgtttgtggttATTTGAAGATGCCTTTTTGTCAGCATCTATCCCTGATCGCGTATGAGTGTTTCTGACTTTCTGGAGCTCTGCCATCACAATGAACTGGAAGAGGGAGTGgacctggctacagcctcctcCAGTcattctctccctcccttccctaGCACAAGGTTGTGCAATTATTTGTGTGATGTGGGACACCTTCAGCAGAAAAGCTTGGGAGACCTGTGTCACCACCCACACGAGTCCTGGGGAAACAGAGCTCTCCCAAAGCCTTGCAGCAAGTGGGTCAGCCCACCCACAGACCACTCTGTGGTGCTAAGGAGCTGTGTCCTGGGAGTtgcagcctcctgcagccagcccagagaggTGCAGGCCTTGCCAGGGACTTTGGCCATCCTCCCTTTGCTGTCTGACAGGCCTCAGTGTGCTGATCCCTGGGGTGTTTGCTCCCCTCACTGCTTACCTCTCCATCAGCAAATGGGGCACTAAGAGAGGGCCTGTCTTTCCCAATAATCTAGTCTATGACTTTAGTCTTTATGTACAAGGAGGACATAGAAAACTAAAATCCCCCTCCTGATCTTGTGCAGGCATCCATCCTTGAGCTTTATTTTCCAGCCAGAGTAGCAAGTTGGGAAGCAGCCGGAGCCTGCTCGCCTCCTCTCTGAGTACCCACACACCAAAACCCCCAGAGAGCTccttgctggagctgggggtgaAAGTGTAAATGTTCACATCCTCATTTCTTCCCTGCTGTGAATGTCAGAGCAGTAGcctaaaaatgcagtaatatcTGGAGCAATCACTGTGGTGGTATTTCTGACTTGCCTAGAGCAGGATGAACCATAAATCTTGTGAGATAACAAGTTAGCACAGAGACTTGCAGCCAGTTTTTCAGGCCTTAGGAGCCAGAGAATCCAAGCCAGcccacccagagctgggcaTTACtagcacagaaagcagcagctttctgTCATATCCATGAAAGCAGGGTGAGCATTTGGTGCTTCCCCTATCTGAGATCTTGAAGGTATTGTGGGAAACTTGACCAGGATCCAATATACCACACAGTGGAACTGAAGTATTTGTTGTCATGAGACTGCAAGTGTGACTGGTCTGAAGGAGAGACCAGAAAAATTATAGATTGGTTAAGCAAAACTTTGGGTTATTCTTGATGTCTCACCTCTGAATCTGCACTGAGTTTAAAACCAAAGATCTCACTCCCTGATGGGTCATGGGGACCTTGCTGGTGCCAGCTGAGGGTCCCCACCCTGAGCATGGCTCAGGATCCCATTCCAGCTCTGCCTATGGCTGTGCACTCCATCTGCAGTGGGGATGGAGGATGCTGGTCAGCCACTGGGCTGGCTCATCCCTACAATGCCTGCCTGACCCCTGTCTCCAATGGACAGAGCCCCTGATCCTGCTCAGGGTGAGAGCAGCTCTCTGGGACAAGGGctgacctgctctgctggggatggcacagctcacccccagcctgctgtgcctggcaatgctcctgctggcaccaggagGTCAGCACCTCCCTCTTTGTCCTGCCTCTGCCTCTTGACCcccctgctgcctctccctgtggagaggtccctgctgtccccctgcagcctgtggctgtGGTGGATGTGCtctggctgggtgctggcagccatccagaggctgctggatcagcaggagcagagggagctgctttcctctggCTGGCAGTGCTTTCCCTGAAGCTCCTCTGGATGCCACCCTGCTCCTTGCCTctctgagcctgctctgtgGGGATCAGCtgcacttggcagaaatctttGCAGAGGAGAGAATCACCTTCCaccccatggggacagggatttgCATTCCCTTTGCTGATATTTTGGGACAGCCCTACCTCTCTGTGTTGTTATCAGGAGTGTCCTGCAGCACTGAGTCCCTCAGCAGGGAGCTCACCTGCTTGGAGCAGCCCTTCCCACAAGGAACACACTGGAAACCTGGGTTCTGCTCAGGAGAGAGGGGGACAAACCCCAGCACAACCCAGCCCAGACCTGCTTGGATTGATACTGCCTGCACAGCATTCCTAGGGATGCAacccttcctcctcatcctttgAGTCCTTCTGAACTCTTTCCTTGTTTCTCAGCTCCTGGGAGATCCCTTGGGCTAATTCTCAGCAAGATCAATGCATTTCCAACTGTGTTGTAGGCACCAATGAGTGAgtggctgggcagggtgagTGGGGGTGGAAGGGCAGCAAGAGGGTCCCAAGCTTTCAGAAGGTTggtagattttattttctgctgttattTCTAAAAGCAGGTTCCCTGTGCAGACTTGGTGCTGTCAGATGTGGGTGGGTGtcctgtggggcagcaggggatgctgcaggatgagatgggcacacagggatgtgGCAGGGGTGCCAGTGGGGGACAATGTGGCATCTTGAGGAGGTTACAGGGATCCTGCCATAGGATGGGTGTgtgtcctgctctggctgccacTGGAGGGCCAGGGGATTGGTGTTGGGAGGACAGGCTGTCCCCAAGATGCTGGCCCTGACCTGAACCCCCTGGAGTCCTTCCAGCCTCCTGCCATTGGTGCTGTGGCCCAGCTGGGTGTCctgagtgctgagcagaggtGAACAGTCGTCCCCAGGCCCTGAAAATTCCCTTTCATTCCTGGCAGATGAGAACAAGGGGTGACACATCTGCAGAGAGGATTCAGAGCTGGCacaaagcacacacagagctgagctgtgtgctggtgctgctgccaggcacaggctggtaccacagcacagggctgagccccaggcACACCCTGAAAGGCCCTTTGTGATCCTGGCTGCTGCACCCCAACCCTGGccaccatccccatcccagcctcaTGGCTGCATCCTACACACAGATGCCTTTGGGACTTTGTGATTTTGTGACCCGCTGTGGTTTGCAACACAATGGAAACCCAGGCCAAAATCCATCAGAAATTCCTCTAAGTGGAGTGTGAAGCAGGAACAACATGAATTTTTAGGGGTTTCCTCAGATGTGGAGGCTTGGCCTCTCCCAAGCTGTGTAAGCAGAAGGGCTCATGTAGCAGTGTCTGGGCTGTGTGCCCTCCCAGGACATGCATCCCATCTGAATGCCACATGTCCCACATGGCACTGAGGGTCACCAGCTCTGTTCCCAGCAAAGGCCCATGCCAGAGCTTCTCACATGGCCCCAAGGTCTGTGCAGGAGCTGACCTGGCTCTGGGTGCCCCCttacacacagctctgcccagcagcactggggctctgtttgctaccctgtccctccctggaATGGGGAGtttgctgctgatgctgctccTTGGGAGCAAATGGGGCTGTAGGTGGCCTAGGCTGGGCTCAGGGGTGTGGCCTGGCATGGACACAGGGTCACACGAGGAAGGCAGGAGTGGACAAATGTCCTGGTGTCTGACAATAACAtcaggattttttctttcccattccaAGGAAATGTTGGGACCCTAGAGAACTCTATCTTCTGACTGCTGCTTCCCCTCTTGTGTAATTCTTTAGGAAAAACATCCAGGCATGCTAGCTCCAtcccagaaatggaaaaaaatgcaccagaattcccagcccagctggtaGCCAGACATCTGAGGAGGCAGGACACATGATACAGCCTGGCATCTGCAGGGGATGCCCaccaggctgagctcctgctcctggaaaGCACCACTCTGGCACtgcctccctcccagccatgcAGATGGGACTGCCAGGACTGCTGAGATCtt
Coding sequences within:
- the BDH1 gene encoding D-beta-hydroxybutyrate dehydrogenase, mitochondrial, translating into MLATKLSRPLLNFSVKALNFKDPGNGFRPMQRFSLPLLSPCGSRSYANEVDQIGSRAVLITGCDSGFGFDLAKHLHGKGFIIYAGCLQKDKGEGGSKELDAMNSDRMRTVQLNVCDSKEMDRAVEHVQGSLEDPEKGLWGLVNNAGISTFGEVEFTSMDTYMEVAEVNLWGTVRTTKAFLPLIRRSKGRVVNISSMMGRMGSPARSPYCITKFGVEAFSDCLRYEMQPQGVMVSIVEPGNFIAGTNLYSPERIKAIADKMWDELPEIVRKDYGRKYFDEQVSKMESYCNSGSRDTSPVIESVAHALTSTTPYTRYHPMDYYWWLRMQIMTHMPAAISDRLYVY